One Mycolicibacterium goodii genomic region harbors:
- a CDS encoding PLP-dependent aminotransferase family protein encodes MDNDSTERIVSGLRQWITGAPPGAQLPSNRALVAQYGASPVTVASAMRTLRGLGLVETRPGVGTFVRGTRSSRPPDYAWQTAALGSPRARIPVLSAPMRYGAPDAIALHSGYPERELLPRRLVRAALTRAARSESALSRSAVTGLPDLQAWFAHELAQAVPAGKSAPGPRDVVVLPGSQSGLSSAFRALVGFGQPLLIESPTYWGAILAAAQAGVRLIPVPSGVDGPDPGELARAFADSGARVFYAQPNYANPTGAQWSTERVEQILDVVRAHGAFLIDDDWAHDFGIDTTARPVAAYDDDGHVIYLRSLTKSVSPALRVAAVIARGPVRDRILADRGAESMYVSGVLQAAALDVVTQPAWRSHLRDLRTQLRQRRDLLVSHLAEHLDVARLDQVPRGGLHLWLRLPDQTDLDRLVRDCEADGVLVAAGTEWFPAEPSGPYLRLNFSGPEPERFEDAARVIGRCLRGQR; translated from the coding sequence ATGGATAACGATAGCACCGAGCGGATCGTGAGCGGGTTGCGCCAGTGGATCACGGGCGCACCTCCCGGCGCGCAGCTGCCGTCCAATCGTGCGCTGGTCGCGCAGTACGGTGCCAGCCCGGTCACCGTCGCGAGCGCGATGCGGACGTTACGCGGGCTCGGTCTCGTCGAAACCCGGCCCGGAGTCGGCACTTTCGTACGCGGCACGCGGTCCTCCCGCCCACCTGACTACGCGTGGCAGACCGCGGCGCTTGGCTCGCCGCGCGCACGGATCCCCGTGCTGTCCGCGCCGATGCGCTACGGCGCACCCGATGCGATAGCGCTGCACTCCGGCTACCCCGAACGCGAACTGCTACCGCGGCGGCTGGTGCGGGCCGCCCTCACCAGGGCCGCCCGCAGCGAGTCGGCGCTGAGCCGCTCGGCCGTCACGGGTCTGCCCGACCTGCAGGCCTGGTTCGCACACGAACTGGCCCAAGCGGTTCCGGCGGGCAAGTCGGCACCCGGCCCCCGCGACGTCGTCGTGCTTCCCGGCAGCCAGAGCGGACTCAGTTCCGCGTTCCGCGCCCTGGTGGGGTTCGGACAACCACTGCTCATCGAGTCGCCCACCTACTGGGGCGCGATCCTCGCCGCCGCACAGGCCGGCGTCCGGCTGATCCCGGTCCCGAGCGGCGTCGACGGCCCCGACCCCGGCGAACTGGCCCGCGCCTTCGCCGACAGCGGCGCAAGGGTGTTCTACGCGCAACCGAACTACGCCAATCCCACTGGAGCACAGTGGAGTACCGAACGCGTCGAGCAGATCCTCGATGTCGTGCGCGCGCACGGGGCATTCCTGATCGACGACGACTGGGCACATGACTTCGGCATCGACACCACGGCGCGGCCGGTCGCCGCGTACGACGACGACGGTCATGTCATCTATCTGAGATCGCTGACCAAGAGCGTCTCACCGGCACTCCGGGTGGCGGCCGTCATCGCCCGCGGACCGGTACGTGACCGCATCCTCGCCGACCGTGGAGCGGAATCGATGTATGTCAGCGGCGTACTGCAGGCCGCCGCCCTCGACGTCGTGACCCAACCGGCGTGGCGCAGCCATTTGCGGGATCTGCGCACGCAACTCAGACAGCGACGCGATCTGCTCGTGTCGCATCTGGCCGAACACCTCGATGTCGCCCGTCTCGACCAGGTCCCCCGCGGCGGCCTGCACCTGTGGCTGCGCCTCCCGGATCAGACCGACCTCGACCGCCTCGTCCGTGACTGCGAGGCGGACGGCGTCCTGGTCGCGGCGGGCACCGAGTGGTTTCCCGCCGAACCCTCCGGCCCCTACCTGCGCCTCAACTTCTCCGGGCCGGAGCCGGAACGGTTCGAGGACGCGGCCCGGGTGATCGGCCGATGCCTGCGCGGTCAGCGGTAG
- a CDS encoding DMT family transporter, with product MLDQSSATRLSPPALSRAGLGWGFLGVTAFSFTVIFTRVALGGLSPLFIGAGRAVVAAALAAAALALTRQPLPQGVQWIRLVVVAAGVVAGFPLLTSYALTTVPATHGAVVVALLPAATAVAAVLRCRERPPLAFWTAAGLGAVGAVAFAMLHGGGMGQLGWPDLLLFGAVVAAAVGYAEGGLLARELGAWQTVSWALVVAAPMMAALTAAAVADRPPHAGAVEWAAFGYLAAVSMFLGFFAWYRGLAIGPIAQVSQVQLVQPVLTIGWAALLLHEDVTWVTVCGGAAVIACAAFAVRMRRSPTANAEPGT from the coding sequence ATGTTGGATCAGAGTAGCGCTACTCGCCTTTCGCCGCCCGCGCTATCCCGCGCCGGTCTGGGCTGGGGTTTTCTCGGTGTCACGGCCTTCTCGTTCACGGTGATCTTCACGCGCGTCGCCCTGGGCGGGCTCTCGCCACTGTTCATCGGGGCCGGTCGTGCGGTCGTCGCGGCCGCGCTGGCGGCCGCCGCACTCGCGCTCACCAGACAGCCTCTGCCGCAGGGCGTTCAGTGGATTCGCCTGGTCGTGGTCGCCGCGGGTGTGGTGGCCGGGTTCCCGCTGTTGACGTCGTATGCGTTGACCACCGTCCCGGCCACGCACGGCGCCGTCGTGGTTGCCCTGCTACCCGCGGCCACGGCGGTCGCCGCGGTGCTGCGGTGTCGTGAACGGCCACCGCTCGCGTTCTGGACCGCGGCGGGTCTCGGCGCCGTCGGGGCGGTCGCGTTCGCGATGCTCCACGGCGGCGGGATGGGCCAGTTGGGCTGGCCGGACCTGCTGCTGTTCGGCGCTGTGGTCGCCGCGGCCGTCGGCTACGCCGAGGGCGGCCTGCTGGCCAGGGAACTCGGCGCGTGGCAGACGGTGTCGTGGGCACTCGTGGTGGCTGCGCCGATGATGGCCGCCCTGACGGCCGCCGCTGTCGCCGACCGGCCACCACATGCCGGGGCTGTCGAGTGGGCCGCCTTCGGCTATCTGGCCGCGGTCAGCATGTTCCTCGGTTTCTTCGCCTGGTATCGCGGATTGGCCATCGGGCCGATCGCGCAGGTCAGCCAGGTCCAGTTGGTCCAACCCGTCCTGACGATCGGTTGGGCGGCGCTGTTGCTGCACGAAGACGTCACATGGGTGACGGTGTGCGGAGGTGCGGCCGTCATCGCCTGCGCAGCGTTTGCCGTCCGGATGCGCCGTTCACCCACAGCGAACGCGGAGCCGGGAACATGA
- the nirD gene encoding nitrite reductase small subunit NirD, producing the protein MTLIDDRKDGVAPSGTRWTTACAYDFLIPGRGVAVLLADGSQAALFRLDDDSVHAIGNIDPFSGAAVMSRGITGDRGGCLTVQSPIKKQAFALVDGICLDDPTVSVPVYPTRITPDGLVQIAA; encoded by the coding sequence ATGACCCTGATCGACGACCGTAAAGATGGTGTCGCCCCATCTGGTACGCGGTGGACGACGGCATGTGCCTATGACTTCCTCATCCCTGGCCGCGGGGTCGCGGTGCTGCTGGCCGACGGATCGCAGGCCGCGTTGTTCCGCCTTGACGACGACTCGGTGCACGCGATCGGCAACATCGACCCGTTCTCCGGCGCCGCGGTGATGTCGCGCGGTATCACCGGCGACCGCGGCGGCTGCCTCACGGTGCAGTCGCCCATCAAGAAGCAGGCGTTCGCACTCGTCGACGGAATTTGCCTCGACGATCCCACCGTCTCGGTGCCGGTGTACCCCACCCGGATCACCCCTGACGGGCTCGTGCAGATCGCCGCCTGA
- a CDS encoding isocitrate lyase/PEP mutase family protein: protein MGNARSDVLGAKAQALLALHRPGDPGVLPTVWDAWSARLAVDAGFAALTVGSHPVADSIGKEDGENMTFDDLLTRVRQIAEAVDVPVSVDVESGYGEPPDRLIEGLLDAGVVGFNLEDTVHKENKRLRTAAEHAELVGRLRAAADAAGVHVVINARTDMFLRNDGDDADRVERAIARLSEAAAAGADSLFPAGLRDPEGLARFTSAVPLPVSVTVPPDDTDKAELAALGVGRITFGPFLQWTLGAQAKEILARWI, encoded by the coding sequence ATGGGCAACGCACGCTCGGATGTACTCGGTGCCAAGGCGCAAGCCTTGCTGGCGCTGCACCGACCAGGTGACCCCGGAGTCCTGCCCACGGTATGGGACGCATGGTCGGCCAGATTGGCGGTCGACGCGGGATTCGCCGCGTTGACCGTCGGCAGTCACCCGGTGGCCGATTCGATCGGCAAGGAAGACGGCGAGAACATGACGTTCGACGATCTGTTGACGCGCGTTCGCCAGATCGCCGAGGCCGTCGATGTCCCGGTTTCGGTCGACGTGGAGTCCGGTTACGGCGAGCCGCCCGATCGGCTGATCGAAGGGCTCCTGGACGCCGGGGTTGTCGGGTTCAATCTCGAGGACACGGTCCACAAGGAGAACAAGCGCCTCCGCACGGCGGCCGAGCATGCCGAATTGGTGGGTCGGTTGCGCGCCGCCGCCGATGCCGCGGGTGTGCACGTGGTGATCAACGCGCGCACCGACATGTTCCTGCGCAACGACGGCGACGACGCCGACCGCGTGGAACGCGCGATCGCCCGGCTGTCCGAGGCCGCAGCGGCCGGTGCGGACTCGCTGTTCCCCGCGGGGCTGCGGGACCCGGAGGGATTGGCCCGGTTCACCTCGGCGGTGCCGCTGCCGGTCAGCGTGACCGTGCCCCCCGATGACACCGACAAGGCCGAACTCGCCGCACTCGGGGTCGGCCGCATCACCTTCGGGCCGTTCTTGCAGTGGACGCTCGGCGCGCAGGCGAAGGAGATCCTCGCGCGCTGGATCTGA
- a CDS encoding nitrate/nitrite transporter, which produces MPTLSKSKRITNWDPEDVEAWEAGNKLVARRNLIWSVVAEHIGFSIWSIWSVMVLFMPEAVYGFSAGDKFLLGATATLVGACLRIPYTLATATFGGRNWTVFSALVLLIPTVMTIVLMANPGLPLWPYLVCAALAGFGGGNFASSMTNINAFYPQRLKGWALGLNAGGGNIGVPVIQLVGLLVIAAAGNRSPYWVCAIYLVALAVAGLGAALYMDNLEQHKIDLGAMKAILAERDTWIISLLYIGTFGSFIGFAFAFGQVLQINFISSGQTPAQASLHAAQIAFVGPLLGSLSRVYGGKLADRIGGGRVTLAVFSGMILGAGLLVAVSTVADGSTEAATGLTMGGYVIGFIALFLLSGIGNGSVYKMIPSIFEARSHSLRVSEEERQQWSRSMAGALIGFAGAVGALGGVGINMALRQSYLSSGSATTAFWIFLAFYVLASVVTWLCYVRRPVATPVTGAQRHASAIAG; this is translated from the coding sequence ATGCCCACTCTGTCGAAGTCGAAGCGCATCACGAACTGGGATCCCGAGGACGTCGAGGCCTGGGAGGCCGGTAACAAACTGGTCGCACGCCGCAATCTGATCTGGTCGGTGGTCGCCGAACACATCGGCTTCTCGATCTGGTCGATCTGGTCGGTGATGGTGCTGTTCATGCCCGAGGCGGTCTATGGGTTCTCCGCGGGGGACAAGTTCCTGCTCGGCGCCACCGCCACCCTGGTCGGTGCGTGCCTGCGCATCCCGTACACGCTCGCCACCGCGACCTTCGGCGGTCGCAACTGGACGGTGTTCTCGGCCCTGGTCCTGCTGATCCCGACCGTGATGACGATCGTGTTGATGGCCAACCCGGGACTGCCCCTGTGGCCCTACCTGGTATGCGCGGCGCTGGCCGGCTTCGGTGGCGGCAACTTCGCCTCGTCGATGACCAACATCAACGCCTTCTATCCGCAGCGGCTCAAGGGATGGGCGCTCGGGCTGAACGCCGGTGGCGGCAACATCGGGGTGCCCGTGATCCAGCTGGTGGGCCTGTTAGTGATCGCCGCGGCAGGCAACCGGTCCCCGTACTGGGTGTGTGCGATCTACCTCGTCGCCCTTGCCGTGGCCGGGCTCGGCGCGGCCCTGTACATGGACAACCTCGAACAGCACAAGATCGACCTCGGCGCCATGAAAGCGATTCTGGCCGAGCGGGATACGTGGATCATCTCGCTGCTCTACATCGGCACCTTCGGGTCGTTCATCGGGTTCGCGTTCGCGTTCGGCCAGGTGCTGCAGATCAACTTCATCTCCAGCGGGCAGACCCCGGCGCAGGCGTCGCTGCACGCGGCGCAGATCGCCTTCGTCGGCCCGCTGCTGGGCTCCCTGTCGCGGGTTTACGGCGGTAAGCTCGCCGACCGCATCGGTGGTGGCCGCGTCACCCTGGCGGTGTTCTCCGGGATGATCCTGGGCGCCGGCCTGCTCGTCGCGGTCAGCACCGTCGCCGACGGCAGCACCGAGGCCGCCACGGGCCTGACGATGGGCGGATACGTCATCGGGTTCATCGCGCTGTTTTTGCTCAGCGGTATCGGCAACGGATCGGTGTACAAGATGATCCCGTCGATTTTCGAGGCCCGCAGCCATTCCTTGCGGGTCAGCGAAGAGGAGCGTCAGCAGTGGTCGCGGTCGATGGCAGGGGCGCTCATCGGCTTTGCCGGAGCGGTCGGGGCGCTCGGCGGCGTGGGAATCAACATGGCACTGCGGCAGTCCTACCTGTCCAGCGGTTCGGCGACCACCGCGTTCTGGATCTTTTTGGCCTTCTACGTGCTCGCGTCGGTGGTCACCTGGCTCTGCTACGTGCGCCGCCCGGTTGCGACGCCGGTCACAGGAGCGCAGCGACACGCCTCAGCAATCGCGGGGTAA
- a CDS encoding Hsp20/alpha crystallin family protein: MSTLIKTPAVWARPAWQVDNWVRDFFGPATSDDWFKGFTPAAEVIRDGEDAVVSVELPGVDVGKDVNVEFDRGRLVIHGERRDERSEESNGRTYSEVRYGSFRREFKLPAHVTGDAVSASYDAGVLTVRVAGAYAGDQPQRIAIESK, encoded by the coding sequence ATGAGCACACTGATCAAGACACCTGCGGTGTGGGCCCGACCCGCCTGGCAGGTCGACAACTGGGTGCGGGACTTCTTCGGTCCGGCCACGTCCGACGACTGGTTCAAGGGCTTCACCCCTGCTGCCGAGGTCATCAGGGACGGCGAGGACGCCGTGGTGTCCGTCGAACTCCCCGGCGTGGATGTCGGCAAGGACGTGAACGTCGAATTCGACCGGGGCCGTCTGGTCATCCACGGCGAGCGACGTGACGAACGCTCCGAGGAATCGAACGGCCGCACCTACAGCGAGGTCCGCTACGGATCGTTCCGCCGGGAATTCAAGCTCCCCGCGCATGTCACCGGCGACGCGGTCAGTGCGTCCTACGACGCCGGTGTGCTGACGGTACGAGTGGCCGGCGCCTACGCCGGCGATCAGCCGCAGCGCATCGCCATCGAGAGCAAGTAA
- a CDS encoding uroporphyrinogen-III synthase, whose amino-acid sequence MREPDWAPLTGFRVAVTSARRADELCALLRRRGATVTKAPAITMVPLPDDDELRTHTESLIADPPDIVVATTGIGLRGWMAAAEGWGLDGELTDALSTARIVSRGPKATGALRAAGLPEEWSPDSESSREVVRYLVEHGLNGRRIAVQLHGATDDWDPFPEFLDELRAAGAEVVPIRVYRWHPAPPGGEFDSLVAGIAERRFDAVSFTSAPAVASVLMRATEMGLADRVVAALRTEVHAMCVGPVTARPLVRLGVPTSSPERMRLGALARHITDELPLLQSRTLRVAGHLLEIRGTCVLVDGVVKSLSPAGMATIRALAHRPGAVVSRFDLLGALPGTGTDTHAVETAVLRLRTALGDKNIVSTVVKRGYRLAVDDTDVNTEMARAL is encoded by the coding sequence ATGCGTGAGCCCGACTGGGCACCCCTCACCGGATTCCGGGTGGCGGTGACCTCCGCCCGACGAGCCGACGAACTGTGCGCCCTGTTGCGCAGGAGGGGTGCGACCGTGACGAAAGCACCCGCGATCACCATGGTGCCGCTACCCGACGACGACGAACTACGTACGCACACCGAGTCGTTGATCGCGGACCCGCCCGACATCGTGGTCGCCACAACCGGCATCGGGCTGCGGGGGTGGATGGCCGCCGCCGAGGGCTGGGGCCTGGACGGCGAACTGACCGACGCGCTCAGCACGGCCCGCATCGTGTCCCGGGGCCCGAAGGCCACCGGTGCACTGCGCGCGGCCGGCTTGCCAGAGGAGTGGTCCCCGGACTCCGAGTCCTCCCGCGAGGTGGTCCGCTACCTCGTCGAGCACGGGCTCAACGGCCGACGCATCGCCGTACAACTCCACGGCGCCACCGACGACTGGGATCCGTTCCCGGAGTTCCTCGACGAACTGCGGGCCGCGGGTGCCGAGGTGGTGCCGATCCGCGTCTACCGTTGGCACCCGGCACCACCCGGCGGGGAGTTCGACTCGCTTGTGGCCGGGATCGCCGAACGCCGGTTCGACGCGGTGAGCTTCACGTCGGCACCGGCCGTCGCGTCGGTCCTCATGCGGGCCACCGAGATGGGCCTGGCCGATCGGGTGGTCGCGGCGCTGCGCACCGAGGTCCACGCGATGTGCGTCGGACCGGTGACCGCGCGCCCACTGGTCCGCCTCGGCGTTCCCACGTCGTCGCCCGAGCGGATGCGATTGGGCGCCCTGGCCCGCCACATCACCGACGAGTTGCCGCTGTTGCAGTCCAGGACCCTGCGGGTTGCGGGCCACCTGCTGGAGATCCGCGGAACCTGCGTGCTGGTGGACGGAGTCGTCAAATCGTTGTCCCCCGCCGGCATGGCCACCATCCGGGCGCTCGCCCACCGGCCCGGCGCGGTGGTGTCTCGGTTCGATCTGCTCGGCGCGCTGCCCGGAACGGGAACCGACACCCACGCCGTCGAGACCGCGGTGCTGCGTTTACGAACTGCGTTGGGAGACAAGAACATCGTGTCAACAGTGGTGAAGAGGGGCTACCGGTTGGCGGTCGATGACACCGATGTGAACACAGAGATGGCCCGCGCGCTGTGA
- a CDS encoding sirohydrochlorin chelatase, translating to MSLLLVAHGTRKPGGVAMIADLAERVAEQLKHRVQVAFVDVLGPTPQDVLQTMPTDRPVVLVPAFLAAGYHVRVDVPAHVSAGRHPLVTVTPPLGPCHGTVRVLADRLVEAGWRTGDAVILAAAGTSDPYAQSDLRRTAAMLSAVTGDRVELAYAATGSPSVAEAVAAQCRRGGRRVVVASYLLAEGLFQDRLRESGADLVTAPLGTHGGMVRLIANRFRRAGVLRLPAAA from the coding sequence GTGAGCCTGCTGCTGGTGGCGCACGGCACCCGCAAACCCGGTGGGGTCGCCATGATCGCCGATCTCGCCGAGCGGGTCGCCGAACAACTCAAGCACCGCGTGCAGGTCGCGTTCGTCGACGTCCTCGGCCCCACGCCCCAGGATGTGCTGCAGACCATGCCGACCGATCGGCCCGTGGTGCTGGTGCCCGCTTTCCTGGCCGCGGGGTATCACGTCCGTGTCGACGTGCCCGCCCATGTGTCGGCCGGCCGGCATCCGCTGGTCACCGTGACCCCGCCGCTCGGGCCGTGCCACGGGACCGTCCGGGTGCTCGCCGACCGGCTCGTCGAGGCGGGGTGGCGAACAGGTGACGCGGTGATCCTGGCGGCCGCCGGGACCTCGGACCCGTATGCCCAATCGGATCTGCGCCGGACCGCCGCGATGCTGTCAGCCGTTACCGGCGACCGCGTAGAGCTGGCCTACGCCGCCACCGGCTCCCCGAGCGTCGCCGAGGCCGTCGCGGCGCAATGCCGCCGCGGCGGCCGCCGCGTAGTCGTGGCTTCCTATCTGCTCGCCGAGGGTCTTTTCCAAGATCGGCTGCGTGAATCCGGCGCCGACCTGGTAACCGCCCCACTGGGCACCCACGGGGGCATGGTTCGCCTCATCGCGAACCGGTTCCGCCGGGCGGGCGTCCTGCGCCTGCCTGCCGCGGCGTAA
- the nirB gene encoding nitrite reductase large subunit NirB, which produces MQSTRNVVVVGHGMVGHRFVEALRARDTDGVWRVTVLGEERDAAYDRVGLTGYTEHWDRSALALPGNDYAGDEYVDLHLGAAVVEIDRSAKAVRTADGRCFAYDALVLATGSYAFVPPVPGRDLPGCHVYRTLDDLDAIRASATGALASKSPVGVVIGGGLLGLEAANALRQFGLTTHVLEMSAHLMAAQLDEAGGVLLNRMMRGLGIEVHTAVGTESIRPAQKRKPLRKSEIDDSLRVHLDDGTAIDAGVVIFAAGVRPRDELARNAGLDLAQRGGVLTDLSCVTSDPSIYAIGEVAAVEGRCYGLVAPGYTTAEVVADRLLGGAAEFPGADMSTKLKLIGVDVASFGDAKGITPNCLEVVVNDPVKQTYAKLVLSDDAKTLLGGILVGDASAYGVLRPMVASELPGDPLALIAPTGGGDAGASALGVGALPDIAQICSCNNVTKGDLTEAIAGGCCDVAELKKCTLAGTSCGSCVPLLKQLLEAEGVEQSKALCEHFSQSRAELFEIISATEIRTFSGLIERFGTGKGCDICKPTIASILASTGSDHILDGEQAALQDSNDHFLANIQRNGSYSVVPRVPGGDITPDQLILIGEVARDFGLYTKITGGQRIDMFGARVEQLPEIWRRLVEGGMESGHAYGKSLRTVKSCVGSDWCRYGQQDSVQMAINLELRYRGLRAPHKIKMGVSGCARECAEARGKDVGVIATESGWNLYVGGNGGMTPRHAQLLAGDLDDETLIRYIDRFLMFYIRTADRLQRTAPWVEALDGGIDHLRDVVCNDSLGLAEEFEAAMARHVEGYSCEWKGVLDDPDKLARFVSFVNAPDTPDPTVSFTERSGRKVPQLRPVPIGMPTIRPLQEMS; this is translated from the coding sequence ATGCAGTCAACGAGAAACGTCGTCGTCGTCGGCCACGGCATGGTGGGACACCGTTTCGTCGAGGCACTGCGCGCCAGGGACACCGACGGTGTCTGGCGCGTGACGGTGCTGGGCGAGGAGCGCGACGCCGCTTATGACCGCGTGGGGCTCACCGGGTACACCGAGCACTGGGACCGGTCTGCGCTCGCGCTCCCCGGCAACGACTACGCCGGTGACGAGTACGTCGACCTGCACCTCGGTGCCGCGGTCGTCGAGATCGACCGGTCGGCCAAAGCGGTCCGCACCGCCGACGGCCGGTGCTTCGCCTACGACGCTCTGGTGCTGGCGACCGGATCGTATGCCTTCGTACCGCCGGTGCCGGGTCGCGACCTACCGGGCTGCCATGTGTACCGCACCCTCGACGACCTCGACGCGATCCGCGCCAGCGCGACCGGTGCGTTGGCGTCGAAGTCGCCGGTCGGCGTGGTGATCGGTGGCGGCCTGCTCGGCTTGGAGGCGGCAAACGCATTGCGGCAGTTCGGGCTCACCACCCATGTCCTGGAGATGTCTGCGCATCTGATGGCCGCCCAACTCGACGAGGCAGGAGGTGTCCTGCTCAACCGGATGATGCGCGGTCTCGGCATCGAGGTGCACACCGCGGTCGGTACCGAGAGCATCCGGCCCGCACAGAAGCGTAAACCGCTACGCAAGTCCGAGATCGACGACTCGCTTCGCGTGCATCTCGATGACGGCACGGCGATCGACGCCGGCGTCGTGATCTTTGCCGCCGGTGTGCGTCCGCGAGACGAGTTGGCCCGCAACGCGGGGCTGGACCTGGCGCAACGTGGTGGCGTGCTGACCGATCTGTCCTGTGTGACAAGCGATCCCAGCATCTACGCGATCGGTGAGGTGGCCGCCGTGGAGGGCCGCTGCTACGGCCTCGTGGCCCCGGGTTACACGACCGCGGAGGTGGTGGCAGACCGACTGCTCGGAGGTGCGGCCGAGTTCCCCGGTGCGGACATGTCGACCAAGCTCAAGCTGATCGGTGTCGATGTCGCGAGTTTCGGTGACGCCAAGGGGATTACGCCCAACTGCCTGGAGGTCGTGGTCAACGACCCGGTCAAGCAGACCTACGCCAAGCTGGTGCTCTCCGATGACGCCAAGACACTGCTGGGTGGCATCCTGGTCGGAGATGCCTCGGCATACGGCGTGCTGAGGCCCATGGTCGCCAGCGAACTGCCCGGTGATCCGCTCGCATTGATCGCACCGACCGGTGGAGGAGACGCCGGTGCTTCCGCTTTGGGTGTGGGTGCGCTGCCGGACATCGCACAGATCTGTTCGTGCAACAACGTCACGAAGGGTGATCTGACCGAAGCCATCGCCGGTGGATGCTGTGATGTCGCAGAACTCAAGAAGTGCACGCTGGCAGGCACGTCGTGCGGTTCCTGTGTGCCGCTGCTCAAACAACTCCTCGAGGCCGAGGGCGTGGAGCAGTCGAAGGCGCTTTGCGAGCACTTCAGCCAGTCACGTGCCGAGCTGTTCGAGATCATCTCGGCCACCGAGATCCGCACCTTCTCGGGTCTGATCGAGCGCTTCGGCACCGGAAAGGGTTGCGACATCTGCAAACCCACGATCGCGTCGATCCTGGCGTCGACCGGCTCCGATCACATCCTCGACGGCGAGCAGGCCGCGTTGCAGGACTCGAACGACCATTTCCTGGCCAACATCCAGCGCAACGGCAGCTACTCGGTGGTGCCTCGGGTGCCCGGTGGCGACATCACACCCGACCAGTTGATCCTGATCGGGGAGGTCGCACGGGATTTCGGCCTCTACACCAAGATCACCGGCGGCCAGCGCATCGACATGTTCGGGGCGCGGGTCGAGCAGCTCCCCGAGATCTGGCGACGACTGGTCGAGGGTGGCATGGAGTCCGGTCACGCCTACGGGAAGTCGCTTCGCACCGTGAAGAGTTGTGTCGGAAGCGACTGGTGCCGCTACGGACAACAGGATTCGGTGCAGATGGCCATCAACCTCGAGTTGCGGTACCGCGGTCTGCGTGCGCCCCACAAGATCAAGATGGGTGTCTCGGGTTGTGCGCGGGAATGCGCCGAGGCGCGCGGCAAGGATGTCGGGGTCATCGCCACCGAATCCGGGTGGAACCTGTACGTCGGTGGCAACGGCGGAATGACGCCACGGCATGCACAACTACTGGCCGGCGACCTCGACGATGAAACCCTCATCCGCTACATCGACCGCTTCCTGATGTTCTACATCCGCACGGCGGATCGACTGCAGCGCACGGCGCCCTGGGTGGAGGCACTCGATGGCGGCATCGATCACCTGCGCGATGTCGTGTGCAACGATTCGCTCGGCCTTGCCGAGGAATTCGAGGCCGCGATGGCCCGCCACGTCGAGGGTTACTCCTGCGAGTGGAAGGGCGTGCTGGACGACCCCGACAAGCTCGCGCGTTTCGTCTCGTTCGTCAACGCCCCGGACACCCCCGACCCGACCGTCTCGTTCACCGAGCGCAGTGGCCGCAAGGTCCCCCAGCTACGCCCGGTGCCCATCGGAATGCCCACGATCCGGCCACTACAGGAGATGTCATGA
- a CDS encoding Fur family transcriptional regulator, which produces MPDPTPAERLRQQLMAVLSATGQSKSTAQLRDDIRDRFGDPVVIEAVYRNLTVLERRGDVRRSKSAGRDAHWLAAD; this is translated from the coding sequence GTGCCTGACCCGACGCCTGCCGAGCGGCTGCGGCAGCAATTGATGGCGGTGCTGAGCGCTACGGGGCAGTCGAAGAGCACGGCGCAATTACGCGACGACATACGTGACCGGTTCGGCGATCCGGTCGTGATCGAGGCCGTGTATCGCAATCTCACGGTGCTGGAGCGCCGCGGCGATGTGCGCCGCAGCAAATCCGCGGGGCGGGACGCGCACTGGCTTGCCGCCGACTGA